DNA from Vigna radiata var. radiata cultivar VC1973A unplaced genomic scaffold, Vradiata_ver6 scaffold_246, whole genome shotgun sequence:
taacttttatcatTAAGCTAATCTTTAGCTACCTATTCCCACTACCATGAATAAGACCAACTCAAGAACCTACCCGGGATGTAcactataataaaaattcacttttaaagaaagttccatatatttattttgatagaaGAAATTACATCGAGTCTATTTTAAAACTGagtctatttaaaaatataggaatccaattaaataaaaaataaatataggaaaaaaaatcttGGAACTCAATATAAAAAGCTAATTTATTAatcaagttaaaattaatttcgggaaaattaaaaaaaaaaaaattgatcaaactaatgttatacttaattaaattatttctagCACACCAAGcatttaattcattattaaaattacacaaTTGATTAGATTTTGTTAAGAGACCATTAATATAAATCCAAAGTTAGTTTTCATGTTATTACTTATCCAAGTGCATCAAAATTagttctttttatcaatttatttcttttttttccttcactCATTTCTGTCCTTAAACTAAAGTAGATACAAATGACTTCTCACGTTCACATATAACAATAATATCTTGTTTATATTtgtcccatttttttttttttttaagatataaaaattatttgtcgTGGGTTAACGAGTGCTTAGTGAATtgtatttacaaaattaacttatattttaatactttattttctaaaaataacttaatagtaaaattcaatattatttttgtcctaatgaaatatcacattttaattgaaaaataaattggaCCTGAATATCAATTCCTTAATGcaagaaaagtataaatatttacacaaaattacattatttaagaACTGAAAACAGTCTAAACTAACTTAAACTCAATAGGCACTAGGGTGGGGATGGCTTTTTCTTCTTGCACAACCATGATTTCTAACTTCATtcccataatttttaaaatgaccaTATTATATTTCGTAAAGATGAACTTTGGATTAACTGATTCAGAAAGCTTTAAGaacatagtttttttttggAACATGATTTTTACAATAGAATTTCCAAAACAATTTTTGGAAcatgattttcaaaacaaacttTCTGAAAATGCATTATGAAATGAGCTTTCTGAAATAAAGTTTTTGAAACAAGTTTTCCAGAACATGAGATGTTTTctgatataaaataaagtttctcaaataaaatttttgaaacaagCTTTTCAGAAAATATGAGATGCTTTTTAGGATGAACTTTCCATTAcaagttttataaaaacaaactttCTGAAACATGAGATGCATTGTGGAACAGGATTTccataacaaatttatataacaaactttctaaaacattttaatttatctctCTGTCATTCCTCCACAATGCAGTAGAATAAGGGTCCATTTTTAGTAATAATAGGGGCGCAGGAAGAAAAACCCATTAAAATTGGGGAAATGGGCCAAAAAGTTGGACCTAGGAGAGAGCTTGCTCAGAGGAGAATGATAAAGGTAAACCCTAGGAATAGGAAGTCATTATGCGGGGCGGCGTAGCAGAggtgttaaaaagttgttaagttATTAGGTTAAGGTAAGGAATGAAAAAGCTTTGGGTTTTGGTGTGTTAGAAGATCAGGAGCAGGAGTGGGGAAAGGGATTGATCGCAGTTGCAATTGCAGTTGCAGGCAGAAGAGAAGCGAAAGCGCGAGAGATGAGAGGAAGGAGCTATAGCCCTTCGCCTCCGCGTTACAGCAGAAGAGGCGGAGGAAGGAGTCCCAGCCCCAGAGGCCGCTACCCTCCCCGTCCCCGACAACAAGATCTCCCTACCAGTCTTCTTGTTCGTAACCTTCGCCACGACTGCAGGCGCGtatctttccctttcttttatatttttgccttcattctttcattctaaTTTCCGACCTGATCCATGTTCCAACCAACGGTTTTCAGGCCCGAGGATCTTCGCAGACCATTTGGTCAATTTGGTCCTCTGAAGGACATTTACCTGCCTAAGGATTACTACTCTGGGTGAGTCACTCCCCTTCTCTTCCTCCCTTTTCTCCCCTCCTCCGTCTTCTCTCCTCTGCATCCACTGTCATCTTTAAAACACTACACACTTTCGATTAGGGTCTTTTATTTGAGACTGCTGCTATTGTAATAGCCACCTTCTTAGGTTTAGCAGTGATTTAGAGTTTTGAAGACATCAATCAATCAAGTAAGTAGAAGATGTTATTGGTAGTCAAGAGTTCAAGCTACTTCACTTTCATTACATTATGAAGATGTTCCAAGTCTTGAAGATTTTCCACTCATCTTTAAACTGACACAAAGGTCAGCAGCCTAGTGCTTGCTTGCTTTATTATCCATATCATTGGGGTCTATTTTCCTCCTAAAGTGTGCACTCTTCTCATTACCATTTTTCTATCGGATTCCGACCAATACTAGTTATGATTGTGCCTTcgccttttcttttttgtgcaGAGAACCTCGTGGGTTTGGTTTTGTCCAATACGTCGATCCTGCTGATGCAGCCGATGCTAAATATCATATGGATGGCCAAATTCTTCTTGGTCGGGAGCTCACTGTCGTCTTTGCTGAGGAGAATAGAAAGAAGCCAACTGAGATGAGGTCGAGAGAAAGAAGGTGCTACAACTTTTCTCTTTACCTACTTTTGGTTCTATTTCTGAATTTCACTGACTGAATTACGTCTGCACTCTATCATAGCGTATACAAACTCTGATTAGTTTCTTTCAGCATGTagattttatatgttttattccTGATGTAGTTTCGTGAGGCTCTtctaatttgttaaatattagtttaaagtCAACATCTGAATAAAATGCCTATCTGAAACTTGTTTGGGAAATATTGCATATCGTTGGTGCAGCTGCGCTTTACTCTCTCACAGGTTTAGCTAATAATACTTGCATTTTTACTCTTTCCCTTTAGGTATcttgaagagaataaaattattgtttccCTGTAATTAATCCCAATCAAACATACTTTTAATCTGACGTATCATGTTCAAAAGTGATTTGAGTGCCCCATCAAGGTGCCTTTGTTTGCTGTTAGGGGCGTTTGGTAGAagttaaacctttttttttacgTGGGAATCTTTTGTGATAATATATTTCCCACTTTGGTTCAGCTCTTAAAATTAACTTTCCCAGTCAATCCCAATAATGGGTTAGTTAAGTTTCTCCCCAAAAAAATAATTGGGTAGGtggaaaagttaaaaattgaaaaatataacatattacTCTTAGTCGAACAATTTTTTTGTGAATATTCACAATAATATTTTGTACAGACTAGACATATTTTAATCATTCTTAGTAATCAATTTAACCAAATTTAACCAAATTCATGATTCTTAAGGATCACGATTCTCGGTAATCATGATTTCTGGGTATAAATTTTTTGCTGTACTTAATTGTTGAGTCATTATCTACTAAAACATAGTGTTATGcttcatttttgttttgcttttctGTTTCAGCATATTGCAGCTAATAGGACGGGTGCTTTTCTGATTTCGTATTTTTTGTCTCTCACAGGGGCCGATTTTATGATCGAAGGAGGTCTCCTCCTCGTTACTCTCGTTCACCCCGCTACTCTCGATCTCCACCACCACGCCATAGATCTCGTTCTCGGAGTCGTGACTATTATTCCCCTGCTAAACGAAGGGATTATTCTAGGTATGTGGTCTTTACAGACTAATGGATGTATGGTCGGTTTTGCACTTGTATGATGCATGACCTGTTTTGTAGATCTCTCTCCCCTGAGGACAGAAGATACAGTCGAGAAAGATCATATTCGCCGCAGAGTAGGGAGAGGTCATACTCACGCTCTCCAGCTTATAATGGGGGCTCGAGGAGTCGTAGTCACAGTCCTGCAAAGGGTCCAGGTCGAAGCAGAAGTCCAAGTCCGGACCATGATGTTAAGGAACCAGCCCGTGGTAGGTCCCCCAGTCAGTGAAAAGGGGGAAAAAAGATTTAGTTTGCAATGTTAGATACTGGATCTTGTCACAATATTGGGCTCATTACTGTTTCTGTTGTCTGAAGGCTGATACGGTGGAGTTGGATTTTGATTTGTGGTTCTGTAGAACACAGATGTTTGTTGCTGGAACTAAACATCGTAGGGAAGTCTAGacccatttttattttgaatgttattaCTATTCTACATCTAGTTTTTAGTAGGATGTTTATATAGTCATTggtaatatttgattttttttttttacgatgGTTGTCATTGAATGCTGATGGTAAGTTTTGGGTGTTGTCATTTAATGCTATTGATTATCATAAAAACACGATGACTATGATTAGTAGACATTTTAGTCTAATTTGCAGGTAAGCCTGTTTTTGGTATTCATTGTCCCAATACGGAAGAGAATGAGAACATGGACATGATCTAAAAATAACCATACTATCTTTGTTCATGGGTCCCTACATCGTCGATAGTGAAACATGCGGCACGCTAAACCAAACCATCAACAACTCCTCTCAGCCTGCAATGGTTCATAATGATTACACTTATTACATATGTATTCAATACTTGTTCACttactttattttcattatttatatcttaacccatgttcttgatatttttattataatcgTCTCAACTCATTCACTCACGGCTGTAGTAGAGTTTCTTTTTACATAACCCTCACCCTAAACTTTATTAATAACTCCTGTCCAGCCTAACCCTAACTGCCCATTAagccttttttttcttctaaaaattctcattaaaaaaaaaaaatcattagatTTAGGAACTACACCGAATaaattgttttctatttctGTTTAACTCATCTGAGTATgtgcaattaaaataaacacgTGGCAGCCacaaaaaagagaaagacaaaatacataaaaaaaaatactggcCAAGGTCACTCTAAACATCATGCAAAGAATTAACCAAAACAAATCATTGGACACATAGGAATAGAACATAAGACCATCACACCATACCAAGACGTTTTCACTAACTTGTGAAAAACATACTATTTCTTATTAATAAACATCTAAAACAATTACATAATCCTTTTATTTTAGTGGATTTTTATCAACTCTTACATTCTCCtaaactcaaataaaaatttgtacTCGATAAGAAAAAGATACAAATATtcattctttatataattttcaaacttgTAAGTTGCTTTTTGTGTTCCTTCCTTCCAAAGGACCTTCACCATACAAATGTTATTTCCCCAAAACTTCTTAGTTTCAACAATCAACTCTCGCACTAACTTGGATGTCATCTATCTCGAGCCCATGAGCCACATTTGGAACAAACTTCTTTAATTGAGATATATGAAGCACATTATGCAAGTTCGCCAACTATGGTCGTAGCATTACTTTGTAAGCTATCAATCTAATCCTCCTGAGAATTCATATAGTCCAAGAAACTTCTGTGACATCTTCGATTTGATAGCTATTCCAATTCTTGTTATTGGTGTCATCCGCAAAAGCAAATAACTCCAACGATCTCCTCCTTTTATTTGTATAAGACTTCTACTTGTTCTGAGTTGTCCACATctgattttgaataaattttaccctttttgtAATCTGTTGTAACAACTCAAGACCTACTATTACTATTTTCCTATTTTGATACCAACATAAAAATGTTCAACATCTTGTCTCATACAAAGCTTCAAAAAGTGTTATCCCGATGCTATAATGATAATTGTTGTTGTACGTGAACTCCACCTAGTTAAGATCTTATTTCAACCTTCTAGATGATCTAGCACACACGTCCTCAATAGATCATCCAAAAACTAAATAGTTCTTTTAGACTATCTATTTATATGAGAATGATACATTAAACTTATTCTCAAGAATGTATATCATGTAACTCTTGTTGTATgactaaataaaactattataactATTGaaccattatttttacttaaattatacattttagttATTAACATTAtgccttttgtaaaaataagaaGTCCTTCCTGTAATTAAAAATCCATTTAATTCGTAAACTAAACCGATTGGGTAACTAAAACTGCAATAGTCATCCATATAAAGCattaaaaagtgattaaaattataggattgaataaaatgaaaaattactggcaattcctttaatttttgtagtgatttaAGAAGAGTATTTAGGgtataggaaaataaaatagtgattgaatttaggaatagaaaaggaaatacaGTGAAAGggtgataaaataaattaagattagGGTATATTGGCTGGTGTTGTCTTCTCAAAAGAGGGGCGGATCGGGTGGTGACCCCTTCTGGACTGGAACCCAACCAAACCAAACCTTGCACGTCTCTCGTCAGAGGCATTCTCACAGCACGGACCACGCAGATactcttcatcttcctctcctcttcctcttcctcttcattcCTTTATATCTCTTATTGGATtcatatctctctctctctctctctctctctctctctctctctgtctaTCTATATTCTCTCTCACTCACTCGCCTTCACTCACCAACCCAAGCTTCCACCCCTTTTCGACTCCCTTCCACTTACTCGCAGGTATTTCCtttatagtattattttttgaCGATTCATCGATTCACAATTCCGCTCTATCACACCGACTTTATTCCGCTCTATTCACGCCCTAATCTCGATCTGATGCTACCAACTTCtgccatttttttcttcatttatcaGTAGGGACCCATCAATGTATCCCAATTCGTTTCTCTATGCATCTcagtaaatttatttaactgaTGTCTGAATCCGACCTTCATCCCTCTGATCTTCAAATAAATTCTGTGTTTTACATACTCCGAGACCTAAAACCTTTGCATTACATTAGTTTGCTGTCTTCGCGTATTTAACACACTTGCAATTCTCTATTTTCGTCGTCCCCTTCTGTACTTTTTCCACCGGCTGTATTTACTTGTTAACAACGGGTAGCGTATGTCCCTATTTAATATTATAGGGACTGGATGTCTGTTTTCCTGACTTTTGTATGCTGACCCAGCTCATTGATTTGTTTTGGATTACAGTAACTGATGGGGAAGAAAGTCAGAAAGAAGAGTCGAGGTTCTGCCAAGGAGAAGGGGGTTGCTGCCCATTCGCCAAAAAAGGTTGTTTTGTCTACCAACTCGACTGTCGAGTCTGTTGATGAAGGCGTTTTGGTTGCAAAAGAGACAAATTATTGCCCTCATCTCGTAAAAGGTGTTAATTTAAGCATATTGTCCACTAAGATTGAGTCTTGTGGATCCATAAGGTGTGAAGATTGTAGGGAAGGTGCGGCTGATAGAAGGGGTGGTAAAGGAAAAAGTAAACATGGGAAGAAGAAAAGTGGTGCATCACTGGATTCAAAATCTGAGTCAAAGTCAATATGGGTGTGTCTGGAGTGTGGTCAATATACCTGTGGTGGCGTGGGGCTACCAATAATTCCTCACTGCCATGCGGTATTGCACGCGAGGAAAAGTCGGCACCCCTTGGTTGTTCATTTTGATAAGCCTCAACTGTGTTGGTGTTTCCCTTGCAAAATGCTTATTCAagatgataaaattgaaaaaactgATGAATCGATTCATCTTCTATCTGATGTTATGAAATTATTGAAAGGAGGATCACAAGAAAAATCTTCTGTGGATATTGAAGATGTTTCCGCTGGGGATTGCAGTATTACTTCGGAAATCAAGTCAAGAGCTCTGTTCCCTAATGATTCGACTGTACAGGGCGGTTATGTAGTTAGAGGTATGCTAAATCTGGGGAATACTTGCTTCTTCAATTCAGTCATGCAAAATCTGCTAGCCATGAGTAGATTGCGGGATAGCTTTCTAAAGTTAGATACTCCAGTTGGGCCACTTATTAGTTCCTTGAAGAAGCTTTTCACTGAAACAAACCCTGTATCtggattaaaaaatgttataaatccTAGATCCTTTTTTGGCTGTGTCTGTTCTAAGTCTCCCCAATTTCGAGGATATCAGCAGCATGACAGTCACGAATTGCTTCGTTGTTTACTCGATGGATTAAGTACTGAAGAACTGGCTGGAAGAAAGCAGAATGGTGCTCCAAAGAGAGATGGGACCTCTTCCAATACGTTAGTTGATGCTTTATTTGGGGGTCAGATATCAAGTACTGTACGTTGCATAGAATGTGGGCATTTCTCAACAGTGTATGAACCTTTTTTAGATCTTTCACTTTCTGTTCCAACTAAGAAACCTCCTCTTCGGAAGGCTCAAGCAGTACCTCGAACCAAAAAAGGTAAACTTCCACCAAAAAGAGGTGGAAAGACTCGAGTCAAAGTTAACAGGGATACTGATCCCTTACCTGTTCAAACTCTATCGAACCAATCATCCAGCCACCAATCACAGTGTCCTGATCAGTCTGGTGATTCTACATTATTGGGTTCTGAACAAATAAACAGCGTGGTTGGTAAAGAGGAGTTGTCTTCACCAAATTTGGTTATTGCTGGAGAGCCTCAACATATGCAAGTGCTTGACAATGGTGCAACGAAAACCTCAGAAGATTTTTCATGGTTGAATTATGTGGAAGCTGGACCAATGATAGATGAGTGTGATTTTATTTCCCAAAAGGAGGATGCCCCAGAGGTACAGGATACTGAGCGCAAAGATGATTGTTTAAATGAATTCCACGGACAGGCCAGCAGTGAATCTAGTGGTCCTGTTTGTTTCCCTACGGATGATCAGAACTTAGGACCCGATTTTTCTTCAGCAAATGGATGGGAAGATGAGGTTCCATTACAAGTTCAAGATTCAGAAGTGCTGTTACTTCCATACAAAGAAGAAAGTTCCTCGGCTGCTGAGATCATAGGAGGAGATGGCGAGGCCTCCTCATCGGTTTTGGGTGGTCGTCCAGAAGAATTGGAGATTGATGGCTTTGGTGACTTATTCAACGAGCCTGAAGTTTTTGCTGGGCCTGCTCCCAGACCATCTTCTTGTGGTGAGGTTGTGGAAGCTAGTTTTATCGTTGGAAGTAATAGTGAGTCTGATCCTGATGAAGTAGATGATACAGATTCCCCTGTCTCTGTAGAGAGTTGCTTGGCACATTTTATAAAACCTGAGCTTCTCTCGGACGAAAATGCCTGGCATTGTGAGAACTGTTCAAAAGTTTTCCATCTTcaaaagatggaagaagaaaagcaGGCAAGAGATGTATGTGATGGAAACGAGTCTGGAATTCATGATGAACCATGGCATGCAGTTAATTCTTGTTCTGTTGATGTCAGAACCAATGGAAACGGGAGCATGGAAAATGACCAAAACATAGAAAGTTCAGTTTCACGGAAGGAACATGACACAAAGCTTGAAAATGGTCAAAGAGATGAGCTTTGTTTAATCCTTAATGAAAGGAATGGTGGGTCACTTGAAAAGGAAGATACTCCTAACAATGAGATGCAGTCTTCAAGGTTTCATAATGCTTGCAATGAAGAAAGCTCCAGTCATTTAGCTGCTGATTCTTGTACTGCAGAAAATGTCCGAAGAGATTCTCCGATGATAGATAATGATAACAATGACTTGGAGGATGCTGACTCCAAAAGTGTGAACGTGAAAAGGGATGCAACCAAGAGGGTCCTCATATATAAAGCTCCGCCTGTCTTGACCATTCATTTGAAGAGATTCAGCCAAGATGCCCGTGGTCGCTTAAGTAAATTAAACGGCCATGTCAATTTCAGAGAAAAAATGGATATTAGACCATATATTGATCCCAGGTAATTTGTTACTTTTCTAGATCTTGTTTGAAGTTTGAACAATTAATAAGTGCGCAATTCTTGCCCCTTCAGAATGGTATATCAGCATGTCGGACACTACTCAGCACTGGCACTCCTTCGACCTGCCTTGAGCATGTGTCGAATATCCCTTTGCCTCTCgcaattaaaaactaatttattttttgctgAGACTCCTCTTGGACACTGACTAAGAGAGCGGTGACCCAAACCAACACCTTCTCTTGACTAGACACTTAAAAGCCAACAACTTCTGCCATTGTCTAGACACTTTATACACTCCTATAAAATAGTACTATAcgttttaaacaattatttagacgttcaaatcatttaaattgaaaatattatgaaGCACGACTTTCTATTGAAAGCAAGTATCCTTGTACCCAAAACCCTGTTGTCTTGGTTCTAAGTAGCTGCTCTACCTCATCGTGGTGGTTTCTGTTGTCCTTCActatggttgttgttgttgccaaATGTGCCTTGGGCATCTGTTGTTGGTGATGCTCCTCCACCATCGTGGTGGGCAGACGTCAATATTTTTTAGGTCCTTTGCCCGTGTACAGTATAATCCCTCTAAGTATCTTTTTTGTAATGGTCATTATCATATGAAAATTGTAAAgcttttaaactatttttagaaGGGGCGCACATATACAGCATCCATTGTTGTATACTTTGAAGATGTTTCACAGATGCGTCAACgtgttttcatttgttttacacttactctagttttttattcaAGTGTTgtgaattgttattttaattttggcaCAAGAAATATTGTGGAGACAATTTCACATTATTTCAGTTGCTAACAGTTTGGATTTGTAAATGCAGTTATGATTGGAAGTcttagttgtttgttttgtttagtACTTTACTGATCTGGTGGCTTGTTGTAATTCACTCACAATTCTATTAAAGCAGGTGCACAATTGAAGAGAAGTATGAATACCACTTGGTTGGTTTAGTGGAGCATTCGGGAACAATGAGAGGGGGTCACTATGTTGCCTATGTGAGAGGAGGGCACAGGAACAGTGGGAAAGAGAGTGAGGGTTCCACATGGTATCAGGCAAGTGATGCATATGTGCGTGAAGTTTCCCTTGATGAAGTTCTTCGCTGTGAGGCATACATTTTATTCTACGAAAAAGTTTGAGTGAAACGCAtctattttttaagaatttacaTTCTAGATAGATATAGAGGCTTACTAAAGTTAGGAGGAAGGGAGATAAATCTTTGCAGGTGAGTGTAAAAGAAATTAGAGGATTTTGTATACCATTTTTTAGACATGTGATGAGATGTTGAATGTACAATGCGATGTCAtacaatcaaaattcaaaaactttCTTTTGTTGCCAAACTCTAAAAGCCCTGTTCAACCTTTGTTTcgtcattaattatttaatgtagGTCATAAATTTATTCATACCAAATTTCTCTCCGATATTTTTATCGtgaaaagaatttcaactcATAAGGTTAGTGTACCTCACTCCCTATTTTTTCTCCTTAATTTTTCAAGGGAGGAGTTGTTTGCTTGTTGGCATCATTACTTTAGTCACACctgtttgaataattttctttctaatcACGATTAGAgaataaatgaaattagtttcttcataaaaattaatccataaataaatagatttataaAAGCTTTCTCACatagtttttctaatttttatttaattataaataaacatatttctgttttttcttctaacattaaccaaaatgtttatatttaataaca
Protein-coding regions in this window:
- the LOC106778313 gene encoding serine/arginine-rich SC35-like splicing factor SCL33 isoform X2, translating into MRGRSYSPSPPRYSRRGGGRSPSPRGRYPPRPRQQDLPTSLLVRNLRHDCRPEDLRRPFGQFGPLKDIYLPKDYYSGEPRGFGFVQYVDPADAADAKYHMDGQILLGRELTVVFAEENRKKPTEMRSRERRGRFYDRRRSPPRYSRSPRYSRSPPPRHRSRSRSRDYYSPAKRRDYSRRYSRERSYSPQSRERSYSRSPAYNGGSRSRSHSPAKGPGRSRSPSPDHDVKEPARGRSPSQ
- the LOC106778302 gene encoding ubiquitin carboxyl-terminal hydrolase 2 isoform X2; its protein translation is MGKKVRKKSRGSAKEKGVAAHSPKKVVLSTNSTVESVDEGVLVAKETNYCPHLVKGVNLSILSTKIESCGSIRCEDCREGAADRRGGKGKSKHGKKKSGASLDSKSESKSIWVCLECGQYTCGGVGLPIIPHCHAVLHARKSRHPLVVHFDKPQLCWCFPCKMLIQDDKIEKTDESIHLLSDVMKLLKGGSQEKSSVDIEDVSAGDCSITSEIKSRALFPNDSTVQGGYVVRGMLNLGNTCFFNSVMQNLLAMSRLRDSFLKLDTPVGPLISSLKKLFTETNPVSGLKNVINPRSFFGCVCSKSPQFRGYQQHDSHELLRCLLDGLSTEELAGRKQNGAPKRDGTSSNTLVDALFGGQISSTVRCIECGHFSTVYEPFLDLSLSVPTKKPPLRKAQAVPRTKKGKLPPKRGGKTRVKVNRDTDPLPVQTLSNQSSSHQSQCPDQSGDSTLLGSEQINSVVGKEELSSPNLVIAGEPQHMQVLDNGATKTSEDFSWLNYVEAGPMIDECDFISQKEDAPEVQDTERKDDCLNEFHGQASSESSGPVCFPTDDQNLGPDFSSANGWEDEVPLQVQDSEVLLLPYKEESSSAAEIIGGDGEASSSVLGGRPEELEIDGFGDLFNEPEVFAGPAPRPSSCGEVVEASFIVGSNSESDPDEVDDTDSPVSVESCLAHFIKPELLSDENAWHCENCSKVFHLQKMEEEKQARDVCDGNESGIHDEPWHAVNSCSVDVRTNGNGSMENDQNIESSVSRKEHDTKLENGQRDELCLILNERNGGSLEKEDTPNNEMQSSRFHNACNEESSSHLAADSCTAENVRRDSPMIDNDNNDLEDADSKSVNVKRDATKRVLIYKAPPVLTIHLKRFSQDARGRLSKLNGHVNFREKMDIRPYIDPRCTIEEKYEYHLVGLVEHSGTMRGGHYVAYVRGGHRNSGKESEGSTWYQASDAYVREVSLDEVLRCEAYILFYEKV
- the LOC106778302 gene encoding ubiquitin carboxyl-terminal hydrolase 2 isoform X1, with product MGKKVRKKSRGSAKEKGVAAHSPKKVVLSTNSTVESVDEGVLVAKETNYCPHLVKGVNLSILSTKIESCGSIRCEDCREGAADRRGGKGKSKHGKKKSGASLDSKSESKSIWVCLECGQYTCGGVGLPIIPHCHAVLHARKSRHPLVVHFDKPQLCWCFPCKMLIQDDKIEKTDESIHLLSDVMKLLKGGSQEKSSVDIEDVSAGDCSITSEIKSRALFPNDSTVQGGYVVRGMLNLGNTCFFNSVMQNLLAMSRLRDSFLKLDTPVGPLISSLKKLFTETNPVSGLKNVINPRSFFGCVCSKSPQFRGYQQHDSHELLRCLLDGLSTEELAGRKQNGAPKRDGTSSNTLVDALFGGQISSTVRCIECGHFSTVYEPFLDLSLSVPTKKPPLRKAQAVPRTKKGKLPPKRGGKTRVKVNRDTDPLPVQTLSNQSSSHQSQCPDQSGDSTLLGSEQINSVVGKEELSSPNLVIAGEPQHMQVLDNGATKTSEDFSWLNYVEAGPMIDECDFISQKEDAPEVQDTERKDDCLNEFHGQASSESSGPVCFPTDDQNLGPDFSSANGWEDEVPLQVQDSEVLLLPYKEESSSAAEIIGGDGEASSSVLGGRPEELEIDGFGDLFNEPEVFAGPAPRPSSCGEVVEASFIVGSNSESDPDEVDDTDSPVSVESCLAHFIKPELLSDENAWHCENCSKVFHLQKMEEEKQARDVCDGNESGIHDEPWHAVNSCSVDVRTNGNGSMENDQNIESSVSRKEHDTKLENGQRDELCLILNERNGGSLEKEDTPNNEMQSSRFHNACNEESSSHLAADSCTAENVRRDSPMIDNDNNDLEDADSKSVNVKRDATKRVLIYKAPPVLTIHLKRFSQDARGRLSKLNGHVNFREKMDIRPYIDPSRCTIEEKYEYHLVGLVEHSGTMRGGHYVAYVRGGHRNSGKESEGSTWYQASDAYVREVSLDEVLRCEAYILFYEKV
- the LOC106778313 gene encoding serine/arginine-rich SC35-like splicing factor SCL33 isoform X1; translation: MRGRSYSPSPPRYSRRGGGRSPSPRGRYPPRPRQQDLPTSLLVRNLRHDCRPEDLRRPFGQFGPLKDIYLPKDYYSGEPRGFGFVQYVDPADAADAKYHMDGQILLGRELTVVFAEENRKKPTEMRSRERRGRFYDRRRSPPRYSRSPRYSRSPPPRHRSRSRSRDYYSPAKRRDYSRSLSPEDRRYSRERSYSPQSRERSYSRSPAYNGGSRSRSHSPAKGPGRSRSPSPDHDVKEPARGRSPSQ